The Lycium barbarum isolate Lr01 chromosome 10, ASM1917538v2, whole genome shotgun sequence genome includes a region encoding these proteins:
- the LOC132612830 gene encoding agamous-like MADS-box protein AGL61, which produces MASELVQQCDVDIGIVLFSSKDMPHSFFHPTVEAVAHRFLNPNKELSQTTQLVGTHVRNKVIKINNLLEEFEIREEFANKQTLHLDEARKARKIGWWEHIEKFNADDLIKFEAWLNATDFNMRYRLKQLENKVASSSQTSLENANE; this is translated from the coding sequence ATGGCTAGTGAACTTGTTCAACAGTGCGACGTTGACATAGGTATAGTTCTTTTTTCTTCGAAGGATATGCCTCATTCATTTTTTCATCCAACTGTTGAAGCAGTTGCTCATCGTTTTTTGAATCCTAATAAGGAATTAAGTCAAACTACACAACTTGTTGGGACACATGTTCGAAACAAGGTGATTAAAATCAACAACTTACTTGAAGAGTTTGAAATTAGAGAAGAGTTTGCAAACAAACAAACGCTTCATCTTGACGAAGCGAGAAAGGCTAGGAAAATAGGTTGGTGGGAGCATATTGAAAAATTCAACGCAGATGACTTAATCAAGTTTGAAGCTTGGTTAAATGCTACTGATTTCAACATGAGATATCGTCTGAAACAATTGGAAAATAAAGTTGCATCTTCATCACAAACTTCTCTTGAGAATGCTAATGAGTAA